In Helianthus annuus cultivar XRQ/B chromosome 8, HanXRQr2.0-SUNRISE, whole genome shotgun sequence, a single genomic region encodes these proteins:
- the LOC110872404 gene encoding histone H2B.3, which produces MAPKAAEKKPAAEKKPAAAEKKPKAEKKLPKDASTTDKKKKRNKKSVETYKIYIFKVLKQVHPDIGISSKAMGIMNSFINDIFEKLAQEASRLARYNKKPTITSREIQTAVRLVLPGELAKHAVSEGTKAVTKFTSS; this is translated from the coding sequence ATGGCACCAAAGGCAGCAGAGAAGAAACCAGCAGCAGAAAAGAAACCAGCAGCAGCAGAGAAAAAACCCAAAGCAGAAAAAAAGCTACCAAAGGACGCATCCACCACCGACAAGAAGAAAAAGAGGAACAAGAAGTCGGTTGAAACATACAAGATCTACATCTTCAAGGTTCTGAAGCAGGTTCATCCGGATATTGGAATCTCAAGCAAGGCTATGGGGATCATGAACTCCTTCATCAATGATATATTTGAGAAGCTTGCACAGGAAGCTTCTAGACTGGCCAGGTACAACAAGAAGCCGACGATCACTTCCCGGGAGATTCAGACCGCGGTGAGACTTGTGCTTCCTGGTGAATTGGCTAAACATGCTGTTTCGGAGGGGACTAAGGCTGTTACTAAGTTTACTAGTTCTTAA
- the LOC110872403 gene encoding 60S ribosomal protein L27-3, translating into MVKFLKPNKAVVVLGGRFAGRKAVIVKQFDDGTRDRPYGHCLVAGISKYPKKVIRKDSAKKTAKKSRVKAFIKLVNYNHIMPTRYTLDVDLKDVVTVDALQSRDKKVTACKETKARFEERFKTGKNRWFFSKLRF; encoded by the coding sequence ATGGTGAAATTCCTAAAACCAAACAAAGCAGTGGTGGTTCTCGGCGGCCGTTTCGCTGGCCGGAAGGCCGTCATCGTCAAGCAGTTCGACGACGGAACTCGCGACCGTCCGTACGGCCACTGTCTGGTCGCTGGAATCTCGAAATACCCTAAGAAGGTTATCCGTAAGGATTCGGCGAAGAAGACGGCGAAAAAGTCGCGTGTGAAGGCGTTTATTAAGCTGGTGAACTATAACCATATTATGCCGACGAGATACACGCTGGATGTGGATCTGAAGGATGTTGTGACGGTTGATGCGTTACAGTCGCGTGATAAGAAAGTGACCGCGTGTAAGGAGACGAAAGCTAGGTTTGAAGAGCGGTTTAAGACAGGGAAGAACCGGTGGTTTTTCTCGAAGCTCAGGTTTTGA